In one Diceros bicornis minor isolate mBicDic1 chromosome 2, mDicBic1.mat.cur, whole genome shotgun sequence genomic region, the following are encoded:
- the LOC131419089 gene encoding endogenous retrovirus group FC1 Env polyprotein-like, which translates to MLPVIRGNNVTLYCALTSTSPVGPVNSFRDTEMGRELFFHFNGRPFPQVINVADTTKKNNLDFSICIDNVTSLDAGFYFCIKFQKGNPDIMIKSGIGAQLVDTKLSSSIVQITPGEPTDSNFPGHNWVEKTTLAINIDTDHMYCPPEGYISIYSHNGIPWAHNCLRRPIDSGQCLLGTLIILFNLYSNEETKHWITPLKLLPRVSQDLPGGIPDGDAHFFGYSLLPWWGVAAHQHVLQNLSRTLEMIASETANSLTNLQTSLASLGQVVLDNRIALDYTFAEQGGVCLAANTTCCTYINTSSQVETSINKIREQVASMQTTLNQQTPLLSGDWFSNFFSWVPAGIQSILVGIIKGGLTLTLTGLLIYMAVKSEIKCISTLTTKASKSIARQVPLQHPPARFKKRVNLFHAMVPSHRATSAGSSQTGHDGPVPYASI; encoded by the coding sequence ATGCTCCCCGTGATACGTGGCAACAATGTTACTCTATATTGTGCCTTAACCTCTACTTCCCCGGTGGGCCCTGTTAACTCGTTTAGAGACACTGAAATGGGCCGTGagctatttttccattttaatgggCGCCCTTTCCCTCAGGTCATAAATGTCGCAGACaccactaaaaaaaataatttggacttTTCAATCTGTATTGACAATGTCACCTCCCTGGATGCTGGGTTTTATTTCTGTATAAAGTTTCAGAAGGGCAACCCAGACATCATGATTAAATCTGGCATAGGTGCCCAGCTTGTAGATACGAAACTTTCCTCTTCTATAGTCCAAATCACCCCTGGAGAACCTACAGACTCAAATTTTCCGGGCCACAACTGGGTGGAAAAGACGACACTGGCTATCAACATAGATACTGACCACATGTATTGTCCCCCTGAAGGATATATATCCATTTATAGTCATAATGGAATACCTTGGGCACACAACTGCCTGCGGCGTCCTATAGACTCAGGGCAATGTTTATTGGGCACCTTAATAATACTCTTCAATTTATATTCCAACGAAGAAACAAAACATTGGATAACTCCCCTAAAACTGCTCCCTAGAGTCAGCCAAGATTTGCCTGGTGGAATTCCCGATGGGGATGCTCATTTCTTTGGGTACAGCCTGTTACCTTGGTGGGGAGTTGCAGCCCACCAACATGTCCTTCAAAACTTATCTCGTACTCTTGAAATGATAGCTAGTGAAACTGCTAACTCGCTTACTAATTTACAGACCTCTCTTGCCTCTTTAGGCCAAGTAGTCTTGGATAACAGAATAGCTCTGGATTACACCTTTGCAGAACAAGGAGGTGTATGTCTGGCGGCTAACACCACCTGCTGCACTTATATCAATACATCCTCCCAAGTAGAAACCAGTATTAATAAAATAAGAGAACAAGTCGCTTCGATGCAGACGACATTAAATCAGCAAACCCCTCTCCTGTCAGGTGACTggttttctaactttttttccTGGGTACCGGCAGGAATTCAGTCCATTCTTGTGGGAATCATAAAAGGCGGCCTAACATTAACATTAACAGGTTTACTAATATACATGGCcgttaaaagtgaaataaaatgtatatccaCCTTAACCACCAAGGCTTCCAAATCAATAGCACGGCAGGTCCCCCTCCAGCACCCTCCGGCTCGTTTTAAAAAGAGAGTAAATCTCTTCCATGCCATGGTCCCCTCACACCGCGCCACTTCAGCAGGAAGTAGCCAGACTGGACACGATGGCCCTGTTCCCTATGCCAGCATATGA